The window CTCTATCCAGCGCACCGATGAGCTTGGTTCCGTTAATCACTACAACATTCGCCGCGTGCTCGACGTCTATGCTTCCGTTCAGGACAGAGATCTGGGCTCTGTCGGCCGCGAAGTGAGCCGCATCGTCGACGCAAACAGGAAAGCGCTTCCGCGAGGCAGCTTTGTCACGCTGCGCGGTCAATATGGCACCATGCGCACGTCTTACATCGGCCTCATCGGCGGACTGGGCTTCGCGATTATTCTGGTTTACCTGCTAATCGTCGTGAACTTCCAATCATGGCTCGATCCGTTCATCATCATCACCGCGCTACCCGCGGCATTGGCCGGCATCGTTCTGTTTCTCTTCATCACGCATACCACGCTCAGCGTTCCCGCACTTATGGGAGCCATCATGTGCATGGGTGTTGCGACGGCCAACAGCATCCTCGTTGTCTCGTTTGCTAAAGAGAGGCTGAGCCATCACGGCGATTCCTTCACAGCGGCAATCGAAGCAGGTGCAACTCGCTTCCGTCCGGTGATCATGACTGCATTGGCGATGATTATCGGCATGATTCCCATGGCGCTCGGTCTCGGCGATGGAGGCGAACAAAATGCGCCGCTAGGGCGCGCCGTGATCGGCGGCCTGCTCTGCGCAACAGTAGCTACGCTCGTCTTTGTTCCGTCAGTGTTTGCCCTGCTGCATGGACGATCCAAAGCTGCGAACCCACCGCTTATCAACGAGTCTGACAACGAGCCCATTCACGCATAACCGCGATGCACGCGACCGGAGATACCCATGAGCACTGTAGATCATAATTCGTCTGAAACTCCCAAGGGCGCAGCGAGCCAGTCCGCATCAAACCAGCCTGCATCGAAGCGCTCGTCCCCGATGTTGTGGATCGGTCTCACGGCTGCTGCCGTCATCCTTGGAGTCGTCATCTATTCGGGCATTCACCAGCGGGTCCAGGCAGAGACCACATTGGGCAGCCGGACGGAGCGGGCGGCAGTTCCGACAGTCAATGTCATACATCCATCGACCGCTGGAGTGAGCCAGGAAATCGTGTTGCCAGGCAATACGCAGGCCTTCAACGACACGCCCATTTACGCCCGCACCAATGGCTACCTCAAGCAGTGGTACGTGGATATCGGCGCACGCGTCAAAGAAGGTCAGCTCCTCGCGGAGATTGAGACCCCCGAAATCGATCAGCAACTGGAGCAAGCACGCGCAGACCTGAAGAATGCCCAGGCGAACGCGCAACTGGCGCAGATCACGGCGACGCGCTGGCAGAACCTGCTTAAGACGAACTCCGTATCCAAGCAGGAGACGGACCAGGCGGTCAGCGATCTCAGCGCAAGGCAAGCCACGGTCGACTCCATGACTGCCAACGTACATCGGCTGGAGCAGTTGCAGTCCTTTGAAAAGGTCTATGCGCCCTTCACTGGCGTGATCACCGCACGTAATACGGACATTGGCGCGCTGATCAATGCGGGAGCGGGCGGCGTACCGCAGGAGCTGTTCCACATGGCTGCTGTGAACCGGTTGCGCGTCTACGTCGCGGTTCCTGAAGTCGATTCGGAAGCTGCGCAGTCCGGGGCCAAGCCCACGCTTACCTTCGATGAGTTTCCCGGCGAAACATTCCAGGGAACGATCGTGCGCAACTCCGATTCGATTGATATGGCATCGCGCACCTTGAATGTCGAAGTCGATATCGATAACGCGCAAGGACGCATCAAGCCAGGCGCCTACGCCTTTGTCCATCTCAAACGCCCTGAGGCCGCTCACGCTGCCGCGCAGTCGCTCACTATTCCGGCAAACACCCTGCTCTTCCGTTCGGAAGGCTTGCGCGTGGGCGTGGTTCGCAATGGCCACGCGGAGCTTGTTCCCATCACTATCGGCCGCGACTTTGGAGCCACGGTTGAAGTGGTCTCCGGTCTTCATCCGGAAGACGAGGTCATCGTGAACCCATCGGATTCCCTCGCCAGCGGCAATCCGGTTCAAGCCATTGCACCGCAGGCCGGAGGCGCAAAGTGAATCGGGTTCTTGCGACTTGTCTCATTGGTTCCTTCAGTCTTGTTGTCAGCGGATGCATGGTCGGCCCAAAGTACGTCAAGCCGTCGGCGCCTACCGCACTGGCCTACAAAGAGGCGCCGCCGGAATCCTTCAAGGAATCCGATGGGTGGAAGCAGGCTCAACCAGCGGATCAGAAGATACGCGGCAAGTGGTGGGAGCTCTTTGGCGATACGCAGCTCAATGCACTGGAAGAGGAGCTGACCGTCTCCAACCAGGACCTGAAAGTAGACGAGTCCCGGCTGCGCCAGGCTCGCGCGATGATTCGCTTTAACCGGGCCTCTGAGTTCCCGACTATCTCTACTTCGCCGAGCGTCGCCAACGAAAGGCTCTCCCCCAATCAGCCCTACTTTCCGCCGCAATACGCGAATAATGGCACTGGCGCTTTCACCTTGCCCTTTGATCTTTCGTATGAAGTGGATTTGTGGGGAAGGGTTCGTCGAACGGTAAGCGCGGCGCGCGAGGAAGCGCAGGCTACAGCCGCGGACCTTCAAACCGCC is drawn from Acidicapsa acidisoli and contains these coding sequences:
- a CDS encoding efflux RND transporter periplasmic adaptor subunit, producing MSTVDHNSSETPKGAASQSASNQPASKRSSPMLWIGLTAAAVILGVVIYSGIHQRVQAETTLGSRTERAAVPTVNVIHPSTAGVSQEIVLPGNTQAFNDTPIYARTNGYLKQWYVDIGARVKEGQLLAEIETPEIDQQLEQARADLKNAQANAQLAQITATRWQNLLKTNSVSKQETDQAVSDLSARQATVDSMTANVHRLEQLQSFEKVYAPFTGVITARNTDIGALINAGAGGVPQELFHMAAVNRLRVYVAVPEVDSEAAQSGAKPTLTFDEFPGETFQGTIVRNSDSIDMASRTLNVEVDIDNAQGRIKPGAYAFVHLKRPEAAHAAAQSLTIPANTLLFRSEGLRVGVVRNGHAELVPITIGRDFGATVEVVSGLHPEDEVIVNPSDSLASGNPVQAIAPQAGGAK